One window of the Zea mays cultivar B73 chromosome 3, Zm-B73-REFERENCE-NAM-5.0, whole genome shotgun sequence genome contains the following:
- the LOC100382706 gene encoding Protein ESKIMO 1-like, with protein MSLAGRRKSSHAGAGAGAGAGALDASATKHATTSLRKGGRLPVYVASVFFFLCVVVMYGEDIRSLTIEPLTRVPAPAVPGTTGAGGRQVVVVPRRDISASEKPAAVLHRGEQEKPKKHAVTTTTTTTAPPVAVEKPQQKVVATAAAKSERNTAKKAAAKKKKKPRRQQRAAKKTVVPPALGVPETCDLSKGRWVFDNTSYPLYREEECEFLTSQVTCMKNGRRDDTYQKWRWQPKGCSMPRFDAKLFMERLRGKRFMFVGDSLNRNQWESMVCLVQSASPPGKKYVTWEGQRVVFHAWEYNATVEFYWAPFLVESNSDDPKIHSIQHRIIKADTIGAHAENWRGVDYLVFNTYMWWMNTLDMKVMRPGAKSWEEHDEVVRIEAYRKVLTTWASWVNDNVDPARTSVFFMSMSPLHISPQVWGNPDGIRCAKETMPLLDWHGPLWLGMDWDMFHQARNVSRGGGASPRVPITFLDITTMSERRKDGHTSVHTIRQGKVLGPEEQADPATYADCIHWCLPGVPDIWNLMLYTRILSRPAVQFQ; from the exons ATGAGCTTGGCGGGGCGGCGCAAGTCGTCGCACGCGGGCGCGggagccggcgccggcgccggcgccctcGACGCGTCCGCCACGAAGCACGCCACGACGTCGCTGCGCAAGGGCGGGCGGCTGCCGGTCTACGTGGCGagcgtcttcttcttcctctgcgTGGTGGTGATGTACGGCGAGGACATCCGGTCGCTGACGATCGAGCCGCTCACGCGCGTGCCCGCGCCAGCGGTGCCGGGCACCACGGGCGCTGGTGGGCGGCAAGTCGTGGTGGTGCCCCGGCGAGACATCTCCGCTTCTGAGAAGCCCGCCGCCGTGCTGCACCGCGGCGAGCAGGAGAAGCCGAAGAAGCACGCGGTgaccacgacgacgacgacgacggcgccgCCGGTGGCTGTCGAGAAGCCGCAGCAGAAGGTggtcgccaccgccgccgccaagAGCGAGAGGAATACGGCCAAGAAGGCGGcggcgaagaagaagaagaagccgcGCAGGCAGCAGCGCGCGGCGAAGAAGACGGTGGTGCCGCCCGCGCTGGGCGTGCCGGAGACTTGCGACCTGTCCAAGGGGCGGTGGGTGTTCGACAACACGAGCTACCCGCTGTACCGGGAGGAGGAGTGCGAGTTCCTGACGTCGCAGGTGACGTGCATGAAGAACGGGCGGCGCGACGACACGTACCAGAAGTGGCGGTGGCAGCCCAAGGGATGCTCCATGCCCAG GTTCGACGCGAAGCTGTTCATGGAGAGGCTCCGGGGCAAGCGGTTCATGTTCGTGGGGGACTCGCTGAACCGCAACCAGTGGGAGTCCATGGTGTGCCTGGTGCAGTCGGCGTCCCCGCCGGGGAAGAAGTACGTCACATGGGAGGGCCAGCGCGTCGTCTTCCACGCCTGG GAGTACAACGCGACGGTGGAGTTCTACTGGGCGCCGTTCCTTGTGGAGTCGAACTCGGACGACCCCAAGATCCACAGCATCCAGCACCGGATCATCAAGGCGGACACGATCGGGGCGCACGCCGAGAACTGGCGCGGCGTGGACTACCTCGTCTTCAACACCTACATGTGGTGGATGAACACGCTGGACATGAAAGTCAT GAGACCGGGCGCCAAGAGCTGGGAGGAGCACGACGAGGTGGTGCGGATCGAAGCGTACCGGAAGGTGCTGACGACGTGGGCGAGCTGGGTGAACGACAACGTCGACCCGGCGCGCACGTCCGTCTTCTTCATGAGCATGTCTCCTCTCCATATCAG CCCGCAGGTGTGGGGCAACCCAGACGggatccggtgcgccaaggagacgATGCCGCTGCTGGACTGGCACGGCCCGCTGTGGCTGGGCATGGACTGGGACATGTTCCACCAGGCGAGGAACGTGTCCCGCGGGGGCGGGGCGTCGCCGCGGGTGCCCATCACCTTCCTCGACATCACCACCATGTCGGAGCGGCGCAAGGACGGCCACACCTCCGTGCACACCATCCGCCAGGGGAAGGTGCTGGGCCCCGAGGAGCAGGCCGACCCGGCCACCTACGCCGACTGCATCCACTGGTGCCTGCCCGGCGTGCCCGACATCTGGAACCTCATGCTCTACACCAGGATACTGTCCAGGCCTGCGGTCCAGTTCCAGTGA